GATTGTCACCAGTGACGGCGGAAAAAGCCATCCAGTTCCGGCGAATGGGAGAAGGGGGCTGATCCTGTGCATGGCAACCCGTAACGAAGTGACACGGCTCGAACAAGAGTGGCCGGAGGTAACGGCCAGACATGTCGGCGCGGACCAGGCCGATGCCCGGCGTTCCCGTGGTGGCCCCGCATCCCTGGAGGTGGTTTTAATCGCGGACAAGAGCGGCGAAACGTACTTGACTGAGATGTGCCAAAGAGTCCGTGCGCATGTTTTATCGTCCAAAATTCCGGTGCTCCTGCGCGCCCGGATGTCCCTGGCCGATTTGTCCCGGGAGTCGGAACTGCTCTCCCAAATTCTCAAGCCTTCTTTTCGTTACGCCGTTGACTGTTCCAAAGCGAACAGCGTTTCTGAAATACTGGACAAGGCCGCTCCGATTGTTGATGCCGGGTTCCGTCCAAATCTGTGTTTTTCACTCTCACGCGGGACAATCCGGCGCTTTCCGGACTGCCTGGCGGAATTGCGCGGCGCATGGTGCGATGACTTCACCTACGACCTCGATTTCACAGCCGATCATGGAGTGATGCCAAGTTCGCGTCAAATGTCCCTGCTTCTGGAACGACTCAGCGGGGAAACCCGTACCCAAGTGTTACAACAGGGGCGTATCGCCTTTCTCCGTTCCATCCTGGCCGGGGGGGCTGGCGCTGATCTCGGTCAGTTGACAGCGAGCGTGTTGTTTGCGAGTCCCGGACTAAAAACATCGAGTGAACGGTTGACAGATTCCGTGCTGCCATATCCGGGAACACAAAGCATCGCCCTTCTGCTGGCGGAACATGCGTTGATGTCCATTTCCGCCGACAAGGCTGATTCAGAGGCCGACCGCATCCTTGCCCACCACAGCATTCGCAAAGCACTGGATATTTTGACGCAAATTTTGCCCGAAGCGTGTGGGACTGGTTCCCACCATTTTGACTGCCAACGCGGTGAGGTGACCCTAAACCCTGCAAGGCAATACTCCGAATGACTACCGCATTTTACAGTTCCCTTTTTACGCGAACACTTGAATTCCCGACGGATTATCCCGGCGATTCGGAGCGACGTTTCAGTTCACTCGACTGTGATCTGACAGAGGACTGCACGCTTCGCTGCTCTTACTGCTTCAAAGGCGACATGCTGCGCCGCCGCATGCCGCCCGACATCGCCAGGGAGATGGTTCGCTGGCTTGCCCGTTTTTCCGGAGAGACCCGCGATCTTCACATCACAATCATGGGCGGCGAACCCATGCTTGCCATTGACCACATGCACGCATGGGTTCCGTTTGCGGTAAACTACTGCGAACAGCGGGGCAAAAAACTCCATGTGGGGATAACCACCAATCTGACACAGTTCACCGGGGAGCATGTCGCTTTCTTCCGGAAGTGGCACATCAGCATGCACACCTCGATTGACGGCATTCCCGAGGTGCAGGACGCCTGCCGGGTCTTTCCCGACGGCCGGGGAAGTTCGGTGGCGGTTGAAAAAAACCTCGCCAATCTGTTTCGCGCATGGCGGACAAGCCACGCCCGAAGCACCATCGTGCCTGAATCCATTCAGCACCTTGCCGAGAGCTTTGCCTATTTTTTGGACAAGGGTTTCCTGAAAGTCGCGTTCGCGGTCGTGGCCAGCCCCGAATGGCTTGAGCCTGAACGCCTTGCGGTCCTCCGCACCCAGTTGCGTTCGGTTCTGGATATCTATGTTGGGCGAATCCGGAACGACGGGAAATATTATTGCCTGACCCTGGTTGACCAGTTTTTTGAAAGTGAGAAGCGCGCGCGTCAAACATGGCATTGCGGCGCCGCCGTCGGGTTGGTGCATGTGGACGCCGAGGGATTTCTTTGGCCGTGCCATCGGTTCAACGGAAACCGGGCCAACGAGCAATGGGTTCTCGGACA
This is a stretch of genomic DNA from Candidatus Hydrogenedentota bacterium. It encodes these proteins:
- a CDS encoding SPASM domain-containing protein, with the translated sequence MTTAFYSSLFTRTLEFPTDYPGDSERRFSSLDCDLTEDCTLRCSYCFKGDMLRRRMPPDIAREMVRWLARFSGETRDLHITIMGGEPMLAIDHMHAWVPFAVNYCEQRGKKLHVGITTNLTQFTGEHVAFFRKWHISMHTSIDGIPEVQDACRVFPDGRGSSVAVEKNLANLFRAWRTSHARSTIVPESIQHLAESFAYFLDKGFLKVAFAVVASPEWLEPERLAVLRTQLRSVLDIYVGRIRNDGKYYCLTLVDQFFESEKRARQTWHCGAAVGLVHVDAEGFLWPCHRFNGNRANEQWVLGHVKGGYHPDRRNAFLNINPTRDIKANCDACPAVYFCGCPCIAASWQDNGDLFDPGKGYCEAKRAIYETIRDYFDELSESDPKLFSQIKDWAANYKW